In Zea mays cultivar B73 chromosome 7, Zm-B73-REFERENCE-NAM-5.0, whole genome shotgun sequence, the following proteins share a genomic window:
- the LOC100281301 gene encoding E3 ubiquitin-protein ligase Os04g0590900: MYTVHPHAAATSVTLNCTEAPLECLPLCPGGGKACSEYALPPPPPIPVIPRAPVADRHAPVRLLLIISLLSAFLFLSLALSTLLLYRRRRLILRRRRRLAAAAAEGADDGGFGDEEEGGGGGGVVHHVWYIRTVGLDEATIASIAAVEYRRGVGRGGDCAVCLGEFSDGELVRLLPRCAHPFHAPCIDTWLRAHVNCPICRSPVVVIPSDLPVGAAEAEAGGDPSGEHHAHEEMSLSQSESETEGSEDYEDSSSTQSDGTTATAEENGRATPKPIRRSASMDSPLFLVAVPEAQDDVMQYNCKLPNAREMKVFRVKEKEAAGTSSTSCQSGRFKIGRSMSSSGQGFFFSRNGRSSGAVLPL, translated from the coding sequence ATGTACACGGTGCACCCGCACGCGGCGGCGACGTCAGTCACCCTCAACTGCACGGAAGCACCGCTCGAGTGCCTCCCCCTCTGCCCCGGCGGCGGCAAGGCCTGCTCCGAGTACGCCCTGCCCCCGCCGCCCCCTATCCCGGTGATCCCGCGCGCGCCGGTCGCCGACCGCCACGCGCCCGTCCGCCTCCTCCTCATCATCTCCCTGCTCTCCGCCTTCCTCTTCCTCTCGCTCGCGCTCTCCACGCTCCTCCtctaccgccgccgccgcctcatcCTGCGACGCCGCCGGCGCCTCGCCGCGGCCGCCGCTGAGGGTGCCGACGACGGAGGGTTCGGCGACGAGGAGGAGGGCGGAGGCGGTGGAGGGGTGGTGCACCACGTGTGGTACATCCGGACAGTGGGGCTCGACGAGGCCACCATTGCGTCCATAGCCGCAGTGGAGTACCGCCGCGGGGTGGGCCGGGGCGGGGACTGCGCGGTGTGCCTCGGCGAGTTCAGCGATGGGGAGCtggtgcgcctgctcccgcgcTGCGCGCACCCGTTCCATGCGCCCTGTATCGACACCTGGCTCCGCGCCCACGTCAACTGCCCAATCTGCCGTTCCCCCGTCGTCGTCATTCCCTCCGATCTCCCCGTCGGTGCCGCGGAGGCTGAGGCAGGTGGTGACCCATCGGGAGAACACCATGCTCACGAGGAAATGTCGTTGTCTCAATCTGAATCGGAGACTGAGGGCTCAGAGGACTACGAGGACTCGTCATCCACTCAAAGTGACGGCACAACGGCAACAGCGGAGGAGAATGGAAGGGCCACTCCCAAGCCTATTAGGCGCTCGGCATCCATGGATTCTCCATTGTTTCTCGTAGCTGTTCCTGAAGCTCAGGATGATGTCATGCAGTATAATTGCAAGTTGCCAAATGCTCGAGAGATGAAGGTCTTCAGGGTCAAGGAGAAGGAGGCAGCAGGCACTTCTTCGACCTCTTGTCAGTCAGGCCGGTTCAAGATTGGCAGGTCCATGTCAAGCAGTGGGCAGGGGTTTTTCTTCTCACGGAATGGCCGCTCCAGTGGTGCTGTGCTGCCACTGTGA